Proteins encoded together in one Haloarcula rubripromontorii window:
- a CDS encoding Zn-dependent hydrolase has product MPSVSLDSERFRRRFDTFNEIGATEAGGVNRPSLSDENKAARDTLVEWFREAGLEVRIDTMGNIFGRREGADGDAAPVLFGSHIDSQYNGGRYDGVIGVLGGLEVIEAFNDAGVTTERPLEVVAWSNEEGVRFQPDMLGSGVYCDIFDFDYAYEREDKDGKRFGDELERIGYKGETPCEADDIHCYFEMHVEQGPFLEQQDIPVAAVEGVFGFSWLNVTFEGQANHAGPTPMDMRHDAFVATADVTRAVRRITATEGTDLVGTVGSVDVWPNAINVIPETVEFTLDFRSYDDAVVDAAVEQIREEIAHAAEREGLEYEVEEIMRVDADPFDQGCIDTVVEAAETVGCEYTRLVSGAGHDANYLNKIAPTSMIFVPSVDGISHRESEFTEWDDIVTGTEVLLNAVQAKAAE; this is encoded by the coding sequence GGCGCGACAGAGGCGGGCGGCGTGAACAGGCCGAGCCTCTCAGACGAGAACAAGGCGGCCCGGGACACGCTGGTCGAGTGGTTCCGCGAGGCCGGGCTGGAGGTCCGTATCGACACAATGGGCAACATCTTCGGTCGCCGAGAGGGGGCCGACGGTGACGCCGCGCCGGTCCTGTTCGGGTCACACATCGACAGCCAGTACAACGGCGGGCGGTACGACGGCGTTATCGGCGTCCTCGGTGGACTGGAAGTCATCGAGGCGTTCAACGACGCCGGGGTGACGACCGAACGCCCGCTAGAGGTCGTCGCCTGGAGTAACGAGGAGGGCGTCCGCTTTCAGCCGGATATGCTCGGCAGCGGGGTCTACTGTGATATTTTCGACTTCGACTACGCGTACGAGCGCGAGGACAAGGACGGGAAGCGGTTCGGCGACGAACTCGAACGCATCGGATACAAGGGCGAAACGCCCTGTGAAGCGGACGATATCCACTGCTACTTTGAGATGCACGTGGAACAGGGGCCGTTTCTCGAACAGCAGGACATCCCAGTCGCCGCTGTCGAAGGCGTGTTCGGCTTTTCCTGGCTGAACGTCACTTTCGAGGGCCAGGCAAACCACGCCGGGCCGACGCCGATGGATATGCGCCACGACGCCTTCGTAGCGACGGCGGACGTAACCCGCGCTGTGCGGCGAATCACGGCGACCGAAGGAACGGACCTCGTCGGCACAGTCGGCAGTGTCGACGTGTGGCCAAACGCCATCAACGTCATCCCCGAGACGGTGGAGTTCACGCTCGATTTCCGCTCATACGACGATGCCGTTGTCGATGCGGCCGTCGAACAGATCAGAGAGGAGATCGCCCACGCCGCCGAGCGCGAAGGGCTTGAATACGAGGTCGAGGAAATCATGCGAGTCGATGCAGACCCGTTCGATCAGGGCTGCATCGATACGGTTGTCGAGGCCGCCGAGACGGTCGGCTGTGAGTACACGCGGCTGGTCAGCGGCGCGGGCCACGATGCGAACTACCTCAACAAGATAGCCCCGACGAGCATGATTTTCGTCCCGAGCGTCGACGGGATTAGCCATCGCGAAAGCGAGTTTACCGAGTGGGATGACATCGTCACCGGGACGGAGGTGCTGCTGAACGCCGTGCAGGCGAAGGCCGCCGAATGA
- a CDS encoding (2Fe-2S)-binding protein: MDIELTINGERTTVEAGSADDLATVLRQHGYIGVKCGCDGGTCGASKVFVDGEVRMACGMAAVDADGSEIQTVAALGTQNDLHPVQQAFVDNFAVQCGFCIPGMVIQAVALLDSNPDPTEREVREALDDNVCRCTGYQKPVEAVLDAAERMRGAQSVAADGGHSVTVSPNANESTRCCGGDCDE, translated from the coding sequence GTGGACATCGAACTCACAATCAACGGCGAGCGGACGACAGTCGAAGCCGGGTCGGCGGACGACCTGGCGACGGTATTGAGACAGCACGGGTACATCGGCGTGAAATGTGGCTGTGACGGCGGAACGTGCGGCGCATCGAAGGTGTTCGTTGACGGCGAAGTCCGGATGGCTTGCGGAATGGCCGCAGTGGACGCCGATGGGAGTGAGATACAGACCGTCGCAGCGCTCGGGACACAGAACGACCTGCACCCGGTACAGCAGGCGTTCGTCGACAACTTCGCCGTCCAGTGCGGGTTCTGTATCCCGGGAATGGTTATCCAGGCGGTGGCACTGCTGGATTCGAACCCCGACCCAACGGAGCGGGAGGTCCGGGAGGCGCTAGACGACAACGTCTGTCGCTGCACCGGGTATCAGAAGCCGGTCGAAGCCGTACTCGACGCGGCAGAGCGAATGCGTGGAGCGCAGTCGGTAGCCGCCGACGGCGGCCACTCTGTCACTGTGTCGCCGAATGCGAACGAGTCGACCCGCTGCTGCGGAGGTGACTGCGATGAGTAG